In the Wyeomyia smithii strain HCP4-BCI-WySm-NY-G18 chromosome 2, ASM2978416v1, whole genome shotgun sequence genome, one interval contains:
- the LOC129724711 gene encoding ceramide-1-phosphate transfer protein, whose amino-acid sequence MSSEKFDLQKVHRSFRQCLVGEIDVSIDAYLEAFRELYKFFSLMGTVFGFVSSDVKEKVEILQKLRTQKENPEKFETIQTMMEFERDANLLDKKDYVSGSRTLLRLHRGLDFIYVFLKRLGELTEGDAKTNTICQTSYNETLAQFHPWLIRKGAVVAMYALPTRDQLLEKVCVDASGAIALLPEMLAVGRQVYDRTQALYTKFDMHGLP is encoded by the exons ATGTCTAGcgaaaagttcgatttacaaaAAGTGCATCGAAGCTTTCGACAATGTTTGGTAGGAGAGATCGACGTGTCTATCGACGCTTATCTCGAGGCCTTCAGAGAACTGTACAA GTTCTTCTCGCTGATGGGCACCGTTTTTGGTTTCGTCAGTAGTGACGTGAAGGAGAAGGTcgaaatattgcaaaagttgcGAACGCAAAAGGAAAATCcggaaaaatttgaaaccatCCAGACCATGATGGAGTTCGAACGGGATGCGAACCTGTTGGACAAAAAAGACTACGTTTCGGGCAGTCGAACGTTGCTGCGGTTACATCGTGGACTAG ACTTCATCTACGTCTTCCTGAAGCGGCTAGGCGAGCTGACCGAAGGGGACGCCAAGACGAACACTATCTGCCAGACATCTTACAATGAAACGCTAGCCCAGTTCCACCCGTGGCTCATTCGGAAAGGGGCCGTCGTTGCCATGTACGCACTGCCAACGAGGGATCAACTGCTGGAGAAGGTATGCGTGGATGCGAGTGGAGCGATTGCCCTACTGCCCGAGATGCTAGCCGTCGGCCGGCAGGTGTACGATCGAACCCAGGCTCTGTACACCAAGTTCGATATGCACGGACTGCCGTAA